A stretch of Lactuca sativa cultivar Salinas chromosome 6, Lsat_Salinas_v11, whole genome shotgun sequence DNA encodes these proteins:
- the LOC111882220 gene encoding SAC3 family protein B, producing the protein MSTQGFDKNSGPGTGTGTQKQQPSFGFRPPSQSPYTWFNASSQKPQVHQGSALQPMNPSRNPRTESPAKNQIQDLKRTRSPPLLPTYKDILQNSRTVVVRPSVSPPRSTARRNPYTDPENHIWSPQYTDLDKPETPAINPSDIPVPKRSRLPFTTSNDPVLDDSERELQAKAKRLARFRDELSQPESTDKNQNQKRQQVDQLGMDKRKFMLEGSDMGGHLRNSNANIQTDSEDQDSSSTVITGVCPDMCPEQERAERERKGDLDQYERLDGDRNQTTESLAVKKYTRTAEREAALIRPMAILQKTMDYLLNLLDQSYDDRFLGLYNFLWDRMRAIRMDLRMQHIFNLGAIIMLEQMIRLHIIAMHELCQYTKGEGFAEGFDAHLNIEQMNKTSVELFQLYDDHRKKGIEVPTEREFRGYYALLKLDKHPGYKVEPSELSLDLAKMTPGIRQAEEVLFARNVARACRTGNFITFFRLLRKATYLQACLMHAHFGKLRTQALASLHSGLQNNQGIPVTLIGKWLGMEEENMEDLLEYHGFSIKEFDEPYMVKEGQFLNTDSEYPLKCSKLVHLKRSTTIMDDVLSSPIPIKSPEPPKRVPRKASIQTQVKSPVSPKKTQSFADVIRNRMADYGGSPSVNQPPVFTIPVVERRNDVEVGIGTPSPRNMFKNIFKTNKLPDASQEDVRKPSFDNRFRNSLEKHTPVNVFAMPPQAPPMVDPVLVEDSVVEVDPVFVEDMEPEESENVIQEVEEEIDTSVDEEVAEAKLRLILRLWKRRAFIKKDLREKKQLVANAALSSLSLGPPMRLHKEQSKVHGNFNIDKAMSERYEKQEQMWSPLNVSNVVGPTLGERNQYPRIICWKLLFCPSQDSNQENPDPHSWLHHKLIPENIPQNNNLAASFPGLSIWEKWDYRKSSTSSDPTCYLSVVKNVKFDNLLEDSVSGASAVMFLSSEHVSWDTQKNRLRVLTSSIPYGSRLPLLIISFSPENRSKVIEKLGLDELDNSRIGSYSVLPGLFLGDKDLKMGLEWLASESPLQPVVHCVKTHELVMKNLKFSSDLLQKTSPEHCVLVINRAVDESINEIGNASKSNPVNWPCPEISLLNGVDFEPYLPSIGWSSGKRVDPLIQALRDCKLPTPDHVWSRTWDDIESQRVGLEGFIVGYLGPLIGPLLARKEASALIQNHVGLELNGSMYSLVPNWAMIFRRVFNWRLMGISNGPYSSAYILSDQNSSLFDLESFEGEVCDVVAPSLDEMIEVSCLASRVESELGYGELSCREPRSESELGYGELEGTELEVVVNGDELMEVEGEKEKEYVENERSLSRLLEKCNLVQDIIDKKLSIYF; encoded by the exons atgtcgACTCAGGGATTTGACAAGAACTCAGGTCCTGGTACTGGTACTGGTACCCAAAAACAACAACCCTCCTTTGGTTTCCGACCTCCTTCCCAATCACCATATACATG GTTCAATGCTTCTTCTCAAAAACCCCAAGTTCATCAAGGTTCTGCACTACAACCTATGAATCCATCACGTAACCCTAGAACCGAGTCTCCTGCCAAAAATCAAATTCAAGATTTGAAAAGAACAAGATCACCACCTTTACTCCCTACCTATAAAGACATCCTGCAAAACTCAAGAACTGTTGTAGTGAG GCCTTCTGTATCTCCTCCAAGATCAACTGCAAGGCGCAATCCTTACACTGATCCAGAAAATCATATTTGGTCTCCACAATATACCGATCTTGATAAACCTGAAACACCTGCAATCAATCCAAGTGATATCCCTGTTCCAAAACGGAGCAGATTACCTTTTACAACATCAAATGATCCTGTTCTTGATGACAGTGAAAG AGAATTGCAAGCTAAAGCAAAAAGATTGGCCCGATTTAGAGATGAACTTAGTCAACCTGAGTCAACCGataaaaaccaaaaccaaaagagGCAGCAGGTTGATCAGTTGGGTATGGACAAAAGAAAGTTTATGTTGGAAGGTTCAGATATGGGAGGGCATTTACGTAATAGCAATGCCAATATACAAACCGATTCTGAAGATCAAGATTCATCATCCACTGTTATAACTGGAGTTTGTCCAGATATGTGTCCAG AGCAAGAAAGAGCAGAGCGAGAGAGGAAAGGAGATCTTGATCAATATGAACGTTTGGATGGAGATAGAAATCAGACAACTGAATCTCTTGCAGTTAAGAAG TACACTAGGACAGCTGAGAGGGAAGCTGCACTGATAAGACCGATGGCAATCCTGCAAAAGACAATGGATTATCTTTTAAACTTGTTGGATCAATCCTATGATGATCGATTTCTTGGTTTATACAACTTTTTATGGGACAGAATGAGGGCAATCAGGATGGATTTAAGGATGCAGCATATCTTCAATCTTGGTGCTATTATAATGCTAGAGCAGATG ATACGGCTTCATATAATAGCAATGCATGAATTATGCCAATATACGAAAGGAGAAGGATTTGCAGAGGGATTCGATGCACATCTCAACATTGAACAGATGAACAAAACATCTGTTGAGTTGTTTCAATTGTATGATGATCATAGGAAGAAAGGAATAGAGGTGCCTACAGAAAGAGAATTTAGAGGTTATTATGCACTTCTCAAATTGGACAAACATCCTGGCTATAAG GTCGAACCATCAGAATTATCACTTGATCTTGCTAAGATGACACCTGGCATACGACAAGCTGAAGAAGTTCTATTTGCTCGAAATGTAGCCAG AGCCTGTAGAACTGGCAATTTTATAACCTTCTTTCGTCTCCTGAGGAAAGCAACCTATCTTCAAGCATGCTTAATGCATGCTCACTTTGGCAAG TTAAGAACTCAAGCACTTGCTTCTCTACACAGTGGCCTACAAAACAACCAAGGCATACCAGTAACCCTAATTGGAAAGTGGCTTGGAATGGAG GAAGAAAACATGGAAGATCTTTTGGAATATCATGGATTCTCTATAAAAGAATTTGACGAGCCATATATGGTTAAAGAAGGACAATTTCTAAACACCGATAGTGAATACCCtttaaaatgctcaaaacttgttcatctCAAGAGATCAACAACAATTATGGATGATGTTTTATCTTCTCCAATTCCAATCAAAAGTCCCGAGCCTCCAAAACGGGTCCCACGAAAGGCTTCTATTCAAACACAAGTCAAGTCACCGGTTTCCCCAAAGAAGACTCAGAGTTTTGCTGATGTCATCCGTAACCGTATGGCGGATTATGGCGGCAGTCCGTCTGTCAATCAGCCGCCGGTTTTCACGATTCCGGTGGTTGAAAGACGGAATGACGTGGAAGTTGGAATCGGAACTCCTTCACCTCGGAATATGTTTAAAAATatctttaaaactaataaattaccCGATGCATCTCAAGAAGATGTTAGGAAACCGAGTTTTGATAACCGGTTTCGGAATTCTCTGGAGAAGCATACCCCGGTAAATGTATTTGCAATGCCGCCACAAGCTCCGCCTATGGTGGACCCCGTTTTGGTTGAAGATTCAGTGGTGGAGGTGGACCCTGTTTTTGTTGAGGACATGGAACCAGAAGAATCTGAAAATGTGATTCAGGAAGTGGAAGAGGAAATTGATACTTCTGTAGATGAAGAAGTTGCTGAGGCGAAACTTAGACTGATATTGAG gCTATGGAAACGGCGTGCTTTCATAAAGAAGGATTTGCGTGAGAAAAAACAACTGGTAGCAAATGctgcattaagttctttgtcattgGGTCCTCCAATGAGGCTCCACAAAGAG CAATCGAAAGTCCATGGCAACTTCAACATCGACAAGGCAATGTCGGAAAGATACGAGAAGCAAGAACAAATGTGGTCACCCCTTAACGTGTCCAATGTGGTAGGACCCACACTCGGGGAACGTAACCAATATCCCAGAATCATTTGCTGGAAATTACTATTCTGTCCTTCACAAGACTCCAATCAAGAAAACCCAGATCCACACTCATGGTTACATCATAAACTCATCCCAGAAAACATCCCTCAAAACAACAATTTAGCAGCATCTTTCCCGGGCCTATCGATATGGGAAAAATGGGATTACAGAAAATCATCTACATCCAGTGACCCAACTTGTTACTTATCAGTGGTCAAAAATGTAAAATTCGATAACCTTCTAGAAGATTCTGTTTCGGGGGCAAGTGCAGTCATGTTTTTATCCTCTGAACATGTCTCATGGGACACTCAAAAAAACCGGCTTCGTGTTCTTACATCATCTATTCCTTACGGGTCCCGTTTACCCCTTTTGATCATAAGTTTCTCACCGGAAAATCGTTCAAAAGTAATCGAAAAATTGGGACTCGATGAACTTGATAACTCAAGAATCGGTTCGTATTCAGTCCTTCCCGGGCTTTTTCTCGGTGATAAGGATTTAAAAATGGGCCTGGAATGGCTGGCAAGTGAGAGCCCATTACAGCCCGTTGTTCATTGTGTAAAAACACACGAATTAGTTatgaaaaacttgaaattttcATCCGATTTATTACAGAAAACGAGCCCAGAACATTGTGTTTTGGTTATCAATCGAGCTGTTGACGAATCGATTAATGAAATCGGGAATGCCTCAAAGTCAAACCCGGTCAACTGGCCGTGTCCCGAGATCTCGTTACTAAACGGGGTTGACTTTGAACCATATTTGCCGAGTATCGGGTGGAGCTCCGGGAAACGGGTTGACCCGCTCATTCAAGCGTTACGAGACTGTAAGTTACCGACCCCGGATCATGTATGGAGTCGGACGTGGGATGATATCGAGAGCCAGCGGGTTGGGCTTGAGGGGTTCATTGTGGGCTACTTGGGCCCGTTGATTGGACCACTGTTGGCCCGAAAAGAAGCATCTGCTTTGATCCAAAACCATGTTGGGCTCGAGCTAAACGGTTCGATGTATTCTCTTGTTCCGAATTGGGCGATGATCTTTCGGCGGGTGTTTAATTGGCGGTTGATGGGTATATCCAACGGTCCGTATTCATCGGCGTATATTTTGTCGGATCAAAATTCTTCTCTTTTTGATTTGGAAAGTTTTGAAGGTGAAGTGTGTGATGTGGTGGCTCCGTCTCTTGATGAAATGATTGAAGTTAGCTGTTTGGCATCGAGGGTCGAATCGGAATTGGGGTATGGGGAATTGAGCTGCCGGGAACCGAGGTCGGAATCGGAATTGGGTTATGGGGAATTGGAAGGGACGGAATTGGAAGTGGTGGTTAACGGTGATGAATTGATGGAAGTGGAAGGGGAAAAGGAAAAGGAGTATGTGGAGAATGAGAGGAGTTTAAGTAGATTGTTGGAGAAGTGTAACCTAGTGCAGGATATAATTGACAAGAAGTTATCTATATACTTCTAA